A part of Pectobacterium cacticida genomic DNA contains:
- the mfd gene encoding transcription-repair coupling factor, with translation MMPENYRYSLPAKPGEQRLLGQLTGAACAVECAEIVTRHAGLVVLIAPDRQNALRLRDEIQQFTDQPVTTLPDWETLPYDSFSPHQDIISTRLSTLYHLPNMTGGILILPVNTLMQRVCPHRFLHGHALVLQKGQHLARDTLRAQLEQAGYRSVDQVMEHGEYATRGALLDLYPMGSEEPYRIDFFDDEIDSLRLFDVDTQRTLAEVPRINLLPAHEFPTDKAAIELFRSQWREQFDVRRDAEHLYQQVSKSVWPAGIEYWQPLFFAEPLPSLFSYFPDHTLIVNTGDIEQHAERFWQDIQQRFESRRVDPMRPLLPPESLWLRVDGLFSALKAWPRVQLRTDSLPDKAANVNLAYQPLPALAIQHQQKSPLDALRRFVETFDGQIIFSVESEGRRETLQELLARIKISPTSISTLEQAQTRGTYLIIGASEHGFIDTLRQRALICESDLLGERVNRRRQDNRRTINTDTLIRNLAELRPGQPVVHLEHGVGRYAGLTTLEAGGIKAEYLILTYAGEDKLYVPVSSLHLISRYAGGADENAPLHKLGGDAWSRARQKAAEKVRDVAAELLDIYAQRAAQSGFAFKHDKTQYQLFCESFPFETTPDQAQAINAVLSDMCQPLAMDRLVCGDVGFGKTEVAMRAAFLAVENHKQVAVLVPTTLLAQQHFDNFRDRFANWPVKIEMISRFRSAREQTQVLEETQEGKVDILIGTHKLLQSDVRWRDLGLLIVDEEHRFGVRHKERIKAMRANVDILTLTATPIPRTLNMAMSGMRDLSIIATPPARRLAVKTFVREYDHLVVREAILREILRGGQVYYLYNDVENIEKATQRLAELVPEARIAIGHGQMRERELERVMNDFHHQRFNVLVCTTIIETGIDIPSANTIIIERADHFGLAQLHQLRGRVGRSHHQAYAYLLTPNPKAMSADAHKRLEAIASLEDLGAGFALATHDLEIRGAGELLGDDQSGQMTSVGFSLYMELLESAVDALKAGREPSLEDLINSQTDVELRLPALLPEDFIPDVNTRLSLYKRIASAKTAAELDELKVELIDRFGLLPDASRHLLQIAALRQQAQALGIRRIEGNEKGGFIEFSEQNRVDPSHLIGLLQRDPGTYRLDGPTRLKFIKDLSDRPQRIAFIGSLLEDMAQHTLAA, from the coding sequence ATGATGCCTGAAAATTACCGTTATTCGCTGCCCGCAAAACCCGGTGAGCAGCGCCTGCTTGGCCAGTTAACCGGCGCGGCCTGCGCCGTTGAGTGTGCAGAGATCGTTACACGCCACGCCGGTCTGGTGGTGCTTATCGCACCAGACAGACAAAATGCACTGCGATTGCGCGACGAGATACAGCAGTTTACTGACCAACCTGTCACCACCTTGCCTGATTGGGAAACGTTGCCCTACGATAGCTTTTCCCCGCATCAAGACATTATTTCAACTCGCCTGTCCACGCTCTACCACTTGCCCAACATGACGGGCGGCATTCTCATCCTGCCGGTCAACACACTGATGCAGCGCGTTTGCCCGCACCGTTTTTTGCACGGCCACGCGCTGGTGCTGCAAAAAGGCCAGCATCTCGCGCGCGATACGCTACGTGCGCAGTTGGAGCAGGCGGGCTATCGTAGCGTCGATCAGGTGATGGAGCACGGCGAGTATGCCACGCGCGGCGCACTGTTAGACCTGTATCCCATGGGAAGCGAAGAGCCCTATCGCATCGATTTCTTTGACGACGAGATCGACAGCCTGAGACTATTCGATGTCGATACGCAGCGCACGCTGGCCGAAGTGCCCCGAATCAATCTGCTACCGGCTCACGAATTTCCGACCGATAAAGCCGCCATTGAGCTTTTCCGCAGCCAGTGGCGCGAGCAGTTCGACGTCCGACGCGATGCCGAGCATCTATACCAACAGGTTAGCAAAAGCGTCTGGCCGGCGGGGATCGAGTATTGGCAACCGCTTTTCTTTGCCGAGCCGTTACCGTCACTCTTCAGCTACTTTCCCGACCACACACTGATCGTCAACACGGGCGATATTGAACAGCACGCCGAACGCTTCTGGCAGGATATCCAGCAACGTTTTGAGAGCCGCCGCGTCGATCCTATGCGGCCTTTATTGCCGCCGGAGTCACTATGGTTGCGCGTAGATGGGTTATTTTCGGCGCTGAAAGCGTGGCCACGAGTGCAGTTGAGAACCGACTCGCTGCCAGATAAAGCGGCCAACGTGAATCTGGCATACCAGCCGCTCCCCGCGCTGGCAATCCAGCATCAGCAAAAATCTCCGCTGGATGCGTTACGCCGTTTTGTCGAAACGTTCGACGGCCAGATCATTTTCTCGGTCGAGAGCGAAGGCCGCCGCGAAACGCTGCAAGAATTGCTGGCACGCATCAAAATAAGCCCTACGTCTATCAGTACGCTAGAGCAGGCTCAGACACGCGGGACCTATCTGATTATCGGCGCCAGCGAACACGGTTTTATCGATACACTGCGCCAGCGCGCGTTGATCTGCGAAAGCGATCTGTTGGGCGAACGCGTTAATCGCCGTCGACAGGATAATCGCCGCACGATCAATACCGATACGCTGATTCGTAATCTGGCAGAGTTGCGCCCAGGGCAACCTGTCGTCCATCTCGAACACGGCGTTGGCCGCTATGCCGGGTTAACCACGCTGGAAGCGGGCGGCATTAAGGCCGAATACCTGATTTTGACCTATGCAGGGGAAGACAAGCTCTATGTGCCCGTGTCTTCACTGCATTTGATCAGCCGCTATGCAGGCGGTGCCGATGAGAATGCCCCGCTGCATAAATTAGGGGGTGATGCCTGGTCGCGCGCGCGCCAAAAGGCGGCAGAAAAAGTGCGCGATGTTGCCGCGGAATTGCTGGATATTTATGCCCAGCGCGCGGCGCAAAGCGGGTTTGCCTTTAAGCATGATAAAACGCAGTACCAGCTCTTCTGCGAAAGTTTCCCCTTCGAAACGACCCCCGATCAGGCGCAGGCGATCAATGCCGTCCTGAGCGACATGTGCCAGCCGCTGGCGATGGATCGTCTGGTGTGCGGCGATGTCGGCTTTGGTAAAACCGAAGTCGCGATGCGTGCGGCGTTTCTCGCAGTGGAAAACCATAAGCAGGTAGCCGTTTTGGTGCCGACGACGCTGTTGGCGCAACAACATTTCGACAACTTTCGCGATCGCTTCGCCAACTGGCCGGTGAAGATAGAAATGATTTCACGCTTTCGCAGCGCACGCGAGCAAACGCAAGTGCTGGAGGAGACGCAGGAGGGCAAAGTCGACATTCTCATCGGCACCCATAAGCTGTTACAGAGCGACGTGCGCTGGCGCGATTTAGGGCTGCTGATCGTTGATGAAGAACACCGCTTCGGCGTGCGCCACAAAGAGCGCATTAAAGCGATGCGGGCCAACGTCGATATCCTGACCCTCACCGCTACGCCAATTCCGCGCACGCTGAATATGGCCATGAGCGGCATGCGCGATCTGTCGATTATCGCCACGCCGCCGGCGCGTCGTTTGGCAGTCAAAACCTTTGTGCGGGAATATGATCACCTGGTGGTGCGCGAAGCTATTCTGCGCGAAATTCTGCGCGGCGGGCAGGTGTATTACCTCTATAACGATGTCGAAAATATCGAGAAGGCGACTCAGCGGCTGGCGGAACTGGTGCCAGAAGCCCGCATCGCGATCGGTCATGGACAAATGCGGGAACGTGAACTGGAACGGGTGATGAACGACTTCCATCACCAGCGTTTTAACGTGTTGGTGTGTACCACCATCATCGAAACGGGGATCGATATTCCCAGCGCCAATACCATCATCATCGAACGCGCCGATCACTTCGGGCTAGCTCAGCTTCATCAACTACGCGGGCGTGTCGGCCGCTCACATCATCAGGCATACGCCTACCTGCTAACGCCGAATCCAAAAGCGATGAGTGCCGATGCGCACAAACGTTTGGAAGCGATCGCCTCGCTGGAAGATCTTGGCGCTGGCTTTGCGCTGGCGACGCACGATCTGGAGATTCGCGGAGCGGGTGAACTGCTCGGCGACGATCAGAGCGGTCAGATGACCAGCGTCGGTTTCTCGCTCTATATGGAACTGCTGGAAAGCGCGGTCGACGCGTTAAAGGCGGGACGCGAACCGTCATTGGAAGATCTGATCAACAGCCAGACGGATGTTGAACTGCGTCTGCCCGCGTTGTTGCCTGAGGATTTCATCCCTGACGTGAATACGCGACTGTCGTTATACAAGCGCATCGCCAGCGCCAAAACCGCCGCCGAGCTAGACGAATTAAAGGTTGAGCTGATTGACCGCTTCGGCCTCCTTCCCGATGCCAGCCGCCATCTATTACAGATCGCCGCCCTACGCCAGCAGGCACAAGCGCTGGGTATCCGCCGTATTGAAGGCAACGAGAAAGGGGGTTTTATCGAATTCAGCGAGCAAAACCGCGTCGATCCCTCCCATCTTATCGGTCTGCTACAGCGCGATCCGGGCACCTATCGCCTTGATGGCCCAACCCGTCTGAAATTCATAAAAGATTTGAGCGACCGGCCACAGCGCATCGCATTTATCGGCTCACTGTTGGAGGATATGGCGCAGCATACGCTGGCAGCCTGA
- the lolC gene encoding lipoprotein-releasing ABC transporter permease subunit LolC, which produces MYQPVALFIGLRYMRGRASDRFGRFVSWLSAIGITLGVMALVTVLSVMNGFERELEDNILGVMPQALITTPQGSLNPAHIPASSLRALNGVTRIASLTTGDVVLQSARSVAVGVMLGINPDEPDPLSPYLVNVSQQQLQPGQYRVILGEKLAMQLGVNVGDRLRMMATSASQLTPMGRIPSQRIFTVAGTFAANSEVDSYQLLVNQQDASRLMRYPENVITGWRLWLDKPLSVDTLSTQTLPQGTVWKDWRERKGELFQAVRMEKNMMGLLLSLIVAVAAFNIITSLGLLVMEKQGEVAILQTQGLTQRQIMTVFMVQGGSAGIVGALLGALLGTLLASQLNTLMPILGVLLDSAALPVAIDPTQVITIALSAMVIALLSTLYPSWRAAAVQPAEALRYE; this is translated from the coding sequence ATGTATCAACCTGTCGCTTTATTTATCGGCCTGCGCTACATGCGCGGGCGCGCATCAGACCGCTTTGGTCGGTTTGTTTCCTGGTTATCCGCCATTGGTATCACCTTAGGCGTGATGGCGCTGGTTACCGTACTGTCCGTGATGAACGGCTTTGAACGCGAGTTGGAGGATAATATTCTTGGCGTGATGCCGCAGGCGCTAATCACGACGCCTCAGGGTTCACTAAACCCGGCCCATATTCCTGCCTCGTCTTTACGCGCTTTGAACGGCGTCACGCGAATTGCCTCGCTAACGACGGGGGATGTAGTGCTGCAAAGTGCCCGCAGCGTCGCCGTTGGTGTGATGTTGGGAATTAACCCCGACGAACCCGATCCGCTTTCGCCTTATCTGGTAAATGTTTCGCAGCAACAATTACAACCTGGTCAGTATCGCGTTATTTTGGGCGAAAAACTGGCGATGCAACTGGGCGTTAATGTGGGCGACCGCCTCCGAATGATGGCGACGAGTGCGAGCCAACTCACCCCGATGGGGCGTATCCCTAGCCAGCGTATTTTCACCGTTGCCGGAACCTTTGCTGCCAACAGTGAAGTGGATAGCTATCAACTATTGGTGAATCAACAGGATGCTTCTCGCTTAATGCGCTACCCGGAAAACGTCATTACCGGCTGGCGTTTATGGTTAGATAAACCGCTTTCCGTCGATACGCTAAGCACGCAAACGCTGCCGCAAGGCACGGTCTGGAAAGACTGGCGCGAACGTAAAGGCGAACTGTTTCAGGCCGTGCGTATGGAGAAAAATATGATGGGGCTGTTGCTCAGCCTGATCGTGGCCGTGGCGGCGTTCAATATCATTACGTCGCTGGGTTTGCTGGTGATGGAAAAACAGGGGGAAGTCGCCATTCTGCAAACGCAGGGGCTGACGCAACGTCAGATAATGACGGTGTTCATGGTACAGGGGGGCAGCGCTGGCATTGTTGGCGCGCTATTGGGTGCCTTGCTGGGGACGTTACTGGCCAGCCAATTAAATACGCTGATGCCGATATTGGGCGTGCTGCTCGATAGCGCGGCATTGCCGGTAGCGATCGATCCAACGCAGGTCATCACTATTGCGCTTTCTGCAATGGTGATAGCCCTGTTATCGACACTTTATCCGTCATGGCGCGCGGCCGCCGTTCAACCCGCAGAGGCTTTACGTTATGAGTGA
- the lolD gene encoding lipoprotein-releasing ABC transporter ATP-binding protein LolD, producing MSDLSLLRCNNLSKRYQDGKLSTDVLRGVSFEMRQGEMMAIVGSSGSGKSTLLHMLGGLDTPTSGEVIFKGQQLSTLSAAAKAELRNRELGFIYQFHHLLPDFTALENVAMPLLIGKVSASQAREKAREMLAAVGLEARSHHRSSELSGGERQRVAIARALVNNPSLVLADEPTGNLDQRTADTIFELLGELNVRQGTAFLVVTHDLQLAGRLSRQLEMRDGQLQPELTLMGVRQ from the coding sequence ATGAGTGATTTATCATTATTGCGGTGTAATAACCTGTCAAAACGCTATCAGGACGGCAAGTTGTCTACTGACGTGTTACGCGGCGTTTCTTTCGAAATGCGCCAGGGAGAAATGATGGCGATCGTCGGGAGTTCGGGTTCCGGTAAAAGTACGCTACTGCATATGCTTGGCGGGTTGGATACGCCGACATCGGGCGAGGTTATTTTTAAAGGACAGCAACTGAGCACGCTCTCGGCGGCGGCAAAAGCGGAGTTACGCAATCGCGAACTGGGTTTTATTTATCAATTCCACCACCTGCTGCCGGATTTCACCGCGTTGGAAAATGTGGCGATGCCGCTGCTGATCGGCAAGGTTTCGGCGTCTCAAGCGCGAGAAAAAGCACGAGAAATGCTGGCGGCCGTTGGGCTGGAAGCGCGCAGCCACCACCGTTCGTCGGAACTGTCGGGCGGAGAGCGTCAGCGTGTTGCGATCGCCAGGGCGCTGGTTAACAATCCATCGCTGGTGTTGGCGGACGAGCCGACCGGTAATCTCGATCAACGCACGGCGGATACGATCTTCGAACTGTTAGGCGAATTGAACGTGCGGCAGGGCACAGCGTTTCTGGTGGTGACGCACGATCTGCAACTGGCTGGCCGACTGAGTCGCCAACTGGAAATGCGTGATGGTCAGTTGCAGCCGGAACTGACCCTGATGGGAGTGCGGCAATGA
- the lolE gene encoding lipoprotein-releasing ABC transporter permease subunit LolE, protein MTFPPLSLLIGLRFSRGRRRSGMVSLISVISTLGIALGVTVLIVGLSAMNGFERELKNRILAVVPHGEIERVNQPFYDWQSVLPKIEQVPGVAAAAPYINFTGLLENGARLQAIQIKGVDPQQETRLSALPNYVLNGAWQRFRAGQQQIIIGQGVAKALHVTEGDWVTVMIPNSDPEMKLMQPKRIRLHVSGILQLSGQLDHGLALIPLTDAQTYLDMGQSVTGIAIKAYDVFSANKLVRDAGSVTNAYVSIRSWIGTYGYMYRDIQMVRTIMYLAMILVIGVACFNIVSTLVMAVKDKRSDIAVLRTLGASDGLIRAIFIWYGLLAGLLGSVIGTLCGVVVTLQLTPIIHGVEALIGHKLLSGDIYFIDFLPSELHLSDVAIVLGTSLLLSLIASWYPARRASRIDPARVLSGQ, encoded by the coding sequence ATGACATTTCCTCCGCTCTCGTTGCTGATAGGCTTGCGGTTTAGCCGTGGGCGTCGGCGTAGCGGCATGGTTTCGCTGATTTCGGTGATTTCTACGTTGGGGATCGCGCTCGGGGTGACGGTGTTGATTGTCGGTTTGAGTGCGATGAATGGCTTTGAACGTGAACTAAAAAACCGCATTCTCGCCGTGGTGCCGCACGGCGAGATCGAACGGGTTAATCAGCCGTTTTATGACTGGCAGTCCGTCTTACCGAAAATTGAACAGGTGCCTGGTGTTGCCGCTGCTGCGCCCTATATCAATTTTACCGGTTTGCTGGAAAATGGCGCGAGGCTCCAGGCGATTCAGATAAAGGGCGTCGACCCCCAGCAGGAGACACGTCTCAGCGCGTTACCTAACTACGTTCTTAATGGCGCCTGGCAGCGGTTTCGCGCCGGTCAGCAACAGATCATTATTGGCCAGGGCGTGGCGAAGGCGCTGCATGTTACCGAAGGGGATTGGGTGACGGTCATGATCCCAAATAGTGACCCGGAAATGAAGCTCATGCAGCCGAAACGCATCCGACTCCACGTGAGCGGCATTTTGCAGCTCAGCGGTCAACTCGATCACGGTCTGGCACTGATTCCTCTCACGGATGCGCAAACTTATCTGGACATGGGGCAGAGTGTGACGGGGATCGCCATTAAAGCCTACGATGTGTTCTCGGCTAATAAACTGGTGCGTGACGCGGGTAGCGTCACGAATGCCTATGTCTCTATTCGCAGTTGGATTGGCACTTATGGCTATATGTATCGGGATATCCAAATGGTGAGAACCATCATGTATCTGGCGATGATCCTGGTTATCGGCGTGGCCTGTTTTAATATTGTGTCAACGCTCGTCATGGCGGTGAAAGATAAGCGTAGCGATATTGCCGTGCTACGGACATTGGGCGCGTCAGATGGGCTGATTCGCGCTATCTTTATCTGGTATGGGCTATTGGCCGGGTTGTTGGGGAGTGTTATCGGCACGCTATGTGGCGTTGTCGTCACGCTGCAATTGACGCCGATCATTCATGGTGTTGAAGCGCTGATCGGCCATAAGCTGCTCTCCGGCGACATCTACTTTATTGATTTCCTGCCGTCGGAATTACATCTGAGCGATGTTGCTATCGTGCTAGGCACATCGTTGCTCCTGAGCCTGATAGCGAGTTGGTATCCGGCGCGGCGCGCCAGCCGCATTGACCCTGCCCGCGTGTTGAGCGGGCAATAA
- the nagK gene encoding N-acetylglucosamine kinase has protein sequence MYYGFDIGGTKIALGVFDAEMNKVWQKRVPTPREHYDELLTTLIDLVHEADAQVGMPGNVGIGVPGMPTGKEGALFTANLPATMGKPLRADLSHRLQRDIRINNDATCFALSEAWDAEFRSYPVVLGMILGTGVGGGLIVDGRPVDGHNGIAGEIGHLRLPSDALDILGVDIPRVKCGCGQLGCIENYISGRGFEWLFAHLYGEELPAVTIIRHYRNGDQRALAFVDRFMDLLAACLGNLLTLFDPHLLVLGGGLSNFDEMYQILPTRLPARLLPIAQLPRIEKARHGDAGGVRGAALLHLMDTTLEKVCTRGND, from the coding sequence ATGTACTACGGTTTTGACATCGGTGGGACGAAAATAGCGTTGGGTGTATTTGACGCTGAAATGAACAAGGTATGGCAAAAGCGGGTGCCAACGCCGCGTGAGCATTATGATGAACTGCTTACGACGCTTATCGATCTCGTGCATGAGGCCGATGCGCAGGTCGGAATGCCAGGTAATGTGGGCATCGGCGTGCCGGGAATGCCAACGGGGAAAGAGGGGGCGTTGTTTACCGCCAATCTGCCCGCGACAATGGGAAAACCGTTGCGTGCGGATCTGTCGCATCGTTTGCAGCGCGACATTCGCATCAATAATGATGCAACCTGTTTTGCCCTCTCCGAGGCCTGGGATGCGGAATTTCGTTCCTACCCCGTCGTATTAGGCATGATTCTGGGCACCGGAGTGGGCGGCGGTCTGATCGTGGATGGACGCCCGGTGGATGGACATAACGGTATCGCCGGTGAAATCGGCCATCTTCGCTTGCCGTCCGATGCGCTGGATATTCTAGGCGTAGACATTCCCCGGGTGAAATGCGGCTGCGGTCAATTGGGTTGTATCGAAAATTATATTTCGGGTCGTGGTTTTGAATGGCTGTTTGCGCATCTGTATGGTGAAGAACTGCCAGCGGTAACGATCATCCGACATTATCGTAACGGGGATCAACGAGCGCTGGCATTTGTCGATCGCTTTATGGATTTACTCGCAGCCTGTCTGGGTAATCTTCTCACGCTGTTCGACCCGCATCTGCTTGTGCTAGGCGGCGGCCTGTCGAATTTTGATGAGATGTATCAAATTTTGCCGACGCGTCTTCCTGCGCGACTTTTACCTATTGCGCAATTACCCCGCATAGAAAAAGCGCGTCACGGCGATGCGGGCGGCGTCCGCGGTGCGGCGTTGCTACACTTAATGGATACTACGTTGGAGAAAGTATGTACACGCGGCAACGATTAG
- the cobB gene encoding Sir2 family NAD+-dependent deacetylase, whose translation MYTRQRLGRFHKGRRMRQQRLRARIFHRDYLAASEVKKPRVVVLTGAGISAESGIRTFRAADGLWEEHRVEDVATPEGFQRNPELVQAFYNARRRQLQQPEIVPNAAHLALANLEAMLGDHFLLVTQNIDNLHERAGSQRVLHMHGELLKIRCSQSGQVFEWTGDLAAGERCHCCQFPALLRPHIVWFGEMPLYMDEIYSALSQADYFIAIGTSGHVYPAAGFVHEAHAHGAYTVELNLEPSQVENQFDKKIYGPASVVVPEFVDAWLRHGKSTRF comes from the coding sequence ATGTACACGCGGCAACGATTAGGACGTTTTCATAAGGGGAGGCGTATGCGACAACAGCGTCTTCGCGCACGCATTTTTCATCGTGATTATCTGGCAGCCAGCGAGGTGAAAAAACCGCGCGTGGTTGTTCTGACCGGCGCCGGTATTTCGGCAGAATCGGGCATCCGCACGTTCCGCGCGGCCGATGGCCTGTGGGAAGAGCATCGCGTTGAAGATGTGGCAACCCCGGAAGGCTTCCAGCGTAATCCTGAACTTGTGCAGGCGTTTTATAACGCCCGGCGCCGTCAATTACAGCAGCCGGAAATTGTGCCCAATGCCGCGCACCTGGCATTGGCCAATCTGGAAGCGATGCTGGGAGACCATTTTTTGCTGGTGACGCAAAACATCGATAATCTGCATGAACGCGCCGGTAGCCAGCGCGTGCTGCATATGCACGGCGAACTGCTGAAAATACGCTGTAGTCAAAGTGGGCAGGTTTTTGAATGGACCGGCGATCTCGCCGCGGGTGAACGCTGCCACTGTTGCCAATTTCCCGCGCTCCTGCGCCCGCATATCGTGTGGTTCGGTGAAATGCCGCTCTACATGGACGAGATTTATTCTGCGCTCTCGCAGGCCGATTATTTTATTGCGATTGGCACCTCGGGCCATGTGTACCCGGCGGCAGGCTTTGTCCATGAGGCGCATGCGCACGGCGCTTATACGGTTGAGTTGAATCTGGAGCCCAGCCAGGTTGAAAACCAGTTCGATAAAAAAATTTATGGCCCCGCGAGCGTAGTGGTGCCCGAATTCGTCGATGCCTGGCTGCGGCATGGCAAAAGCACCCGTTTCTGA
- a CDS encoding Crp/Fnr family transcriptional regulator codes for MTFVKKALSPDDDGEVLFQHDWMRNEPCHVVSALLAKSERLFFRQDDILFREGDKMQHCLLVETGKLQAFRHTYSGSEKIFGQFGCGEFVAIAAVFMDHGRFPMTIRALSEGHTLMIPRQDIHQFCLQRPELALRLLNYLGKKLYSTINQIDWLTSSSAPQRLADYLLRQYHIQQTQQLTLPMNRGQLATSLGMRGETLSRLMSDWKRQDRITYRGHQITLCDLHYLMGLAAEARRTF; via the coding sequence ATGACATTTGTCAAAAAAGCGCTATCACCTGATGATGACGGCGAGGTGCTGTTTCAGCATGACTGGATGCGGAATGAACCCTGTCATGTCGTGAGTGCGTTACTCGCAAAAAGCGAGCGTTTGTTTTTTCGTCAAGACGACATCCTGTTCCGTGAAGGCGACAAGATGCAGCATTGTTTGCTGGTCGAAACCGGGAAATTGCAGGCTTTCCGCCATACCTATAGCGGAAGTGAAAAAATTTTCGGACAGTTTGGGTGCGGCGAGTTTGTCGCTATCGCCGCCGTGTTTATGGACCACGGGCGCTTCCCGATGACGATTCGCGCGCTTAGTGAGGGCCATACGCTGATGATTCCACGTCAGGATATTCATCAATTTTGTCTACAGCGCCCGGAACTGGCGCTGCGTTTACTTAACTATCTGGGGAAAAAACTCTACTCGACCATCAACCAAATCGACTGGCTGACATCCAGTTCCGCACCACAACGGCTGGCCGATTATCTGCTGCGCCAGTATCACATCCAGCAAACGCAGCAACTGACATTACCGATGAACCGAGGGCAACTCGCGACTTCACTCGGGATGCGCGGTGAAACCTTGAGCCGATTGATGTCCGATTGGAAACGGCAAGACCGAATTACCTATCGGGGGCATCAGATAACATTGTGCGATTTACACTATTTGATGGGGCTCGCCGCCGAAGCCAGGCGGACATTCTGA
- a CDS encoding cupin domain-containing protein, whose product MKENTVPAAQALFLHDLITPTEQGIASRVLARTDGGNVTLFAFDQGQGLSEHSAPYDALVMVLEGELVLTIGGEPVIARPGALVRMPANIPHAVDAQQTSRMLLTMLKTLKTQG is encoded by the coding sequence ATGAAAGAAAATACCGTTCCGGCAGCTCAGGCGCTGTTTCTCCACGATCTGATTACCCCGACCGAACAGGGTATCGCCAGCCGCGTACTGGCGCGTACCGATGGCGGCAATGTCACGCTATTCGCCTTCGATCAAGGGCAGGGGTTAAGCGAGCATAGCGCGCCTTATGATGCGTTGGTTATGGTGCTCGAAGGCGAATTAGTGCTGACGATCGGTGGTGAACCGGTCATCGCGCGGCCGGGGGCGCTGGTGCGGATGCCGGCCAATATTCCCCATGCCGTTGATGCGCAACAAACATCACGCATGCTGCTGACGATGTTAAAGACGCTGAAAACGCAAGGGTAA
- a CDS encoding class I SAM-dependent methyltransferase, producing the protein MSNREAGHKFLARLGKKRLRPGGRKATEWLLNHAGFRQDSVVLEVACNMGTTAMEIARRFGCQVIGVDMDTTALQKAQENVAAHGLAAQVTIMQANALALPFPDNHFDVVINEAMLTMYADKAKSRIIAEYYRVLKPGGRLITHDIMLLSEHDSGALQAVEQMHKAINVHAQPMPQEKWVALFRACGFSQVNYDNGAMTLLTPRGLIYDEGIVGAARIVKNALKKENRPMFFNMFHTFRRNRKQLNYIAVCSTK; encoded by the coding sequence ATGAGCAATCGTGAAGCAGGCCACAAATTCCTGGCGCGATTGGGGAAAAAACGGCTGCGGCCGGGTGGCAGAAAGGCAACCGAATGGTTGCTCAATCACGCTGGGTTCCGCCAGGATAGCGTGGTGCTGGAAGTTGCCTGCAATATGGGTACGACAGCGATGGAAATCGCGCGTCGCTTTGGCTGCCAGGTCATTGGTGTGGATATGGACACCACGGCACTTCAGAAGGCGCAGGAAAATGTCGCCGCGCATGGTCTGGCAGCGCAAGTCACCATTATGCAGGCAAATGCGCTGGCGTTGCCGTTCCCCGATAATCACTTTGATGTAGTGATTAATGAAGCCATGTTGACGATGTATGCCGACAAAGCCAAGAGCCGCATTATTGCCGAATATTATCGCGTGCTAAAACCGGGAGGGCGTCTGATCACACACGATATCATGCTACTTTCCGAGCATGATTCCGGCGCATTGCAGGCGGTGGAACAGATGCATAAGGCGATTAACGTGCATGCGCAGCCGATGCCGCAAGAAAAGTGGGTTGCGCTGTTTCGCGCCTGTGGTTTTAGCCAGGTTAACTACGATAACGGTGCGATGACGCTGCTGACGCCACGAGGGCTGATTTACGATGAGGGCATCGTCGGCGCGGCGCGTATTGTAAAAAATGCGCTGAAAAAGGAGAATCGCCCTATGTTTTTCAATATGTTTCATACCTTTCGCCGCAATCGCAAACAGCTTAACTATATAGCGGTATGCAGCACCAAGTAA